Proteins found in one Microcella daejeonensis genomic segment:
- the fusA gene encoding elongation factor G → MAQDVLTDLNKVRNIGIMAHIDAGKTTTTERILFYTGITHKIGEVHDGAATMDWMAQEQERGITITSAATTCFWNKHQINIIDTPGHVDFTVEVERSLRVLDGAVAVFDGKEGVEPQSETVWRQADKYDVPRICFVNKMDKLGADFYFTVETIVKRLGARPLVIQLPIGFENTFEGVVDLVEMRALTWRGDSKGDVKMGAQYEVEEIPADLAEKAAEYRQALLETVAESDDALLEKFFGGEELTTAEIKGAIRKMTINSEIYPVLCGSAFKNRGVQPMLDAVVDYLPSPLDVPPTVAHDPRDEEKEIERRPDSSEPFAALAFKVAVHPFFGRLTYVRVYSGKIDSGAQVINSTKGKKERIGKIFQMHANKENPVDSVTAGHIYAVIGLKDTTTGDTLCDPNEQVVLESMTFPEPVIEVAIEPKTKADQEKLGTAIQKLAEEDPTFRTEQNQETGQTVIKGMGELHLDILVDRMKREFNVEANVGKPQVAYRETLKKTIEKFDFTHKKQTGGSGQFAKIQIRLEPLEVTPETSYEFVNAVTGGRVPREYIPSVDAGIQDAMQVGVLAGFPTVGVKATLLDGAAHDVDSSEMAFKIAGSMAYKEAARKATPVLLEPLMAVEVRTPEEYMGDVIGDLNSRRGQIQSMEDATGVKVVRALVPLSEMFGYVGDLRSKTSGRAVYSMTFDSYAEVPKAVADEIVQKSKGE, encoded by the coding sequence GTGGCACAGGACGTGCTGACCGACCTGAACAAGGTCCGCAACATCGGCATCATGGCGCACATCGACGCCGGCAAGACCACCACGACCGAGCGCATCCTGTTCTACACGGGGATCACGCACAAGATCGGCGAGGTCCACGACGGCGCCGCCACGATGGACTGGATGGCGCAGGAGCAGGAGCGCGGCATCACGATCACGTCGGCCGCGACGACCTGCTTCTGGAACAAGCACCAGATCAACATCATCGACACCCCCGGCCACGTCGACTTCACCGTCGAGGTCGAGCGCTCGCTCCGCGTCCTCGACGGCGCCGTCGCGGTCTTCGACGGCAAGGAGGGCGTCGAGCCCCAGTCCGAGACCGTCTGGCGTCAGGCCGACAAGTACGACGTGCCCCGCATCTGCTTCGTCAACAAGATGGACAAGCTCGGCGCCGACTTCTACTTCACGGTCGAGACGATCGTCAAGCGCCTCGGCGCCCGCCCGCTGGTCATCCAGCTGCCGATCGGCTTCGAGAACACCTTCGAGGGCGTCGTCGACCTGGTCGAGATGCGCGCGCTCACGTGGCGCGGCGACTCCAAGGGTGACGTCAAGATGGGCGCCCAGTACGAGGTCGAGGAGATCCCGGCCGACCTGGCCGAGAAGGCCGCCGAGTACCGGCAGGCCCTGCTCGAGACCGTCGCCGAGAGCGACGACGCGCTGCTCGAGAAGTTCTTCGGCGGCGAGGAGCTCACCACGGCCGAGATCAAGGGCGCCATCCGCAAGATGACGATCAACTCCGAGATCTACCCCGTGCTCTGCGGCTCGGCGTTCAAGAACCGCGGCGTGCAGCCCATGCTCGACGCGGTCGTGGACTACCTGCCCAGCCCGCTCGACGTGCCGCCGACGGTCGCGCACGACCCCCGCGACGAGGAGAAGGAGATCGAGCGCCGCCCCGACTCCTCCGAGCCCTTCGCGGCCCTCGCGTTCAAGGTCGCCGTGCACCCGTTCTTCGGTCGCCTCACCTACGTGCGCGTCTACTCCGGCAAGATCGACTCCGGCGCCCAGGTCATCAACTCGACCAAGGGCAAGAAGGAGCGCATCGGCAAGATCTTCCAGATGCACGCCAACAAGGAGAACCCGGTCGACAGCGTCACCGCCGGTCACATCTACGCCGTCATCGGCCTCAAGGACACCACGACGGGCGACACGCTGTGCGACCCGAACGAGCAGGTCGTCCTCGAGTCGATGACCTTCCCCGAGCCCGTCATCGAGGTCGCCATCGAGCCGAAGACGAAGGCCGACCAGGAGAAGCTCGGCACGGCCATCCAGAAGCTGGCCGAGGAGGACCCGACGTTCCGCACGGAGCAGAACCAGGAGACCGGTCAGACGGTCATCAAGGGAATGGGCGAGCTCCACCTCGACATCCTGGTCGACCGCATGAAGCGCGAGTTCAACGTCGAGGCCAACGTCGGCAAGCCCCAGGTGGCCTACCGCGAGACCCTCAAGAAGACGATCGAGAAGTTCGACTTCACCCACAAGAAGCAGACCGGTGGGTCGGGCCAGTTCGCGAAGATCCAGATCCGCCTCGAGCCCCTCGAGGTCACGCCCGAGACGAGCTACGAGTTCGTCAACGCCGTCACCGGTGGTCGCGTTCCGCGCGAGTACATCCCCTCGGTCGACGCGGGCATCCAGGACGCGATGCAGGTCGGCGTTCTCGCCGGCTTCCCGACGGTGGGCGTCAAGGCGACGCTCCTCGACGGCGCGGCGCACGACGTCGACTCCTCGGAGATGGCGTTCAAGATCGCCGGCTCGATGGCCTACAAGGAGGCCGCTCGCAAGGCGACCCCCGTGCTCCTCGAGCCGCTCATGGCGGTCGAGGTGCGCACCCCCGAGGAGTACATGGGCGACGTCATCGGCGACCTGAACTCCCGTCGTGGGCAGATCCAGTCGATGGAGGATGCGACCGGCGTCAAGGTCGTCCGCGCCCTCGTCCCGCTGTCGGAGATGTTCGGCTACGTCGGCGACCTGCGGTCGAAGACCTCGGGCCGCGCCGTCTACTCGATGACCTTCGACAGCTACGCCGAGGTCCCGAAGGCCGTCGCCGACGAGATCGTCCAGAAGAGCAAGGGCGAGTAG
- a CDS encoding type IV pilus inner membrane component PilO, translated as MNQNRLWGIISGALIVAVVALGFFLGVRPALAEADRARDDREAVEAQNRGLESTLASLEEQAAEMPTIQAEIATLRESVPDQIAEAALLRELDAIATASGARLLTYTPQELVAFLAAPEFAGAIPSGVTGDTLAVRPLTISAQGSLEQVTAFVTGVQTATRLILVSDVVMTIDEAAGLYTADLTGSAYALAEGAQPSEAPAEEATTEAVN; from the coding sequence GTGAACCAGAACAGGCTGTGGGGGATCATCAGCGGGGCGCTCATCGTCGCCGTGGTCGCTCTCGGATTCTTCCTCGGCGTTCGGCCCGCACTCGCCGAGGCCGACCGGGCGCGCGACGATCGCGAGGCGGTGGAGGCGCAGAATCGCGGCCTCGAGTCGACTCTGGCCTCGCTCGAAGAGCAGGCCGCCGAGATGCCCACGATCCAGGCCGAGATCGCCACGCTGCGCGAGAGCGTGCCCGATCAAATCGCGGAAGCAGCGCTGCTGCGCGAGCTGGACGCGATCGCGACGGCGTCCGGGGCCCGTCTGCTCACATACACACCGCAGGAGCTGGTCGCGTTCCTCGCCGCCCCGGAGTTCGCCGGCGCCATCCCCAGCGGCGTCACAGGAGACACCCTCGCGGTGCGGCCGCTCACGATCTCCGCGCAAGGCTCGCTCGAGCAGGTGACGGCCTTCGTGACTGGGGTCCAGACGGCGACACGGCTGATCCTCGTGAGCGATGTCGTCATGACGATCGATGAAGCGGCGGGCCTCTACACGGCCGACCTCACCGGCAGTGCTTACGCACTCGCCGAGGGAGCTCAGCCCTCCGAGGCGCCCGCGGAGGAGGCGACGACCGAAGCCGTCAACTGA
- the rpsL gene encoding 30S ribosomal protein S12 — protein MPTIQQLVRKGRTPKVVKTKAPALKANPQQRGVCTRVYTTTPKKPNSALRKVARVKLSNGTEVTAYIPGEGHNLQEHSMVLVRGGRVKDLPGVRYKIVRGALDTQAVKNRKQARSRYGAKMDKK, from the coding sequence TTGCCCACTATTCAGCAGCTGGTCCGCAAGGGCCGCACGCCGAAGGTCGTCAAGACCAAGGCGCCGGCCCTCAAGGCCAACCCCCAGCAGCGCGGCGTGTGCACTCGCGTGTACACGACCACGCCCAAGAAGCCGAACTCGGCCCTCCGCAAGGTGGCCCGCGTGAAGCTCTCGAACGGTACCGAGGTCACGGCCTACATCCCCGGTGAGGGCCACAACCTGCAGGAGCACTCGATGGTGCTCGTCCGCGGCGGTCGTGTGAAGGACCTCCCCGGCGTGCGCTACAAGATCGTGCGCGGCGCGCTCGACACCCAGGCGGTCAAGAACCGTAAGCAAGCGCGCAGCCGCTACGGAGCGAAGATGGACAAGAAGTAA
- the tuf gene encoding elongation factor Tu has translation MAKAKFERTKPHVNIGTIGHVDHGKTTLTAAISKVLADKFPSATNVQRDFASIDSAPEERQRGITINISHVEYETPKRHYAHVDAPGHADYIKNMITGAAQMDGAILVVAATDGPMAQTREHVLLAKQVGVPYLMVALNKSDMVDDEEILELVEIEVRELLSSQGFDGDNAPVVQVSGLKALEGDEKWVQAILDLMTAVDESIPDPVRDKDKPFLMPIEDVFTITGRGTVVTGRAERGTLGINSEVEIVGIRPTQKTTVTGIEMFHKQLDEAWAGENCGLLLRGTKREDVERGQVVVKPGSVTPHTNFEGTAYILSKDEGGRHNPFYTNYRPQFYFRTTDVTGVISLPEGTEMVMPGDTTDMTVELIQPIAMEEGLGFAIREGGRTVGAGTVTKIIK, from the coding sequence GTGGCTAAGGCCAAGTTCGAGCGGACCAAGCCGCACGTCAACATCGGAACGATCGGTCACGTCGACCACGGCAAGACCACCCTCACCGCCGCCATCTCGAAGGTGCTTGCCGACAAGTTCCCCTCGGCGACGAACGTGCAGCGTGACTTCGCGTCGATCGACTCGGCTCCCGAGGAGCGTCAGCGCGGCATCACCATCAACATCTCGCACGTCGAGTACGAGACGCCCAAGCGTCACTACGCTCACGTCGACGCCCCCGGCCACGCCGACTACATCAAGAACATGATCACCGGTGCGGCGCAGATGGACGGCGCGATCCTCGTGGTCGCGGCGACCGACGGCCCGATGGCCCAGACGCGCGAGCACGTGCTCCTCGCCAAGCAGGTCGGCGTGCCGTACCTGATGGTCGCCCTCAACAAGAGCGACATGGTCGACGACGAGGAGATCCTCGAGCTCGTCGAGATCGAGGTGCGCGAGCTCCTCTCGAGCCAGGGCTTCGACGGCGACAACGCCCCCGTCGTCCAGGTCTCGGGCCTCAAGGCGCTCGAGGGCGATGAGAAGTGGGTCCAGGCGATCCTCGACCTCATGACCGCCGTCGACGAGTCGATCCCCGACCCGGTGCGCGACAAGGACAAGCCCTTCCTCATGCCGATCGAGGACGTCTTCACGATCACCGGTCGTGGAACCGTCGTCACGGGCCGCGCCGAGCGCGGCACCCTCGGCATCAACTCCGAGGTCGAGATCGTCGGCATCCGCCCGACGCAGAAGACCACGGTCACGGGTATCGAGATGTTCCACAAGCAGCTCGACGAGGCCTGGGCCGGCGAGAACTGCGGTCTGCTCCTCCGCGGCACCAAGCGCGAGGACGTCGAGCGCGGCCAGGTCGTCGTGAAGCCGGGTTCGGTGACCCCTCACACGAACTTCGAGGGCACCGCGTACATCCTCTCCAAGGACGAGGGTGGGCGTCACAACCCCTTCTACACGAACTACCGCCCGCAGTTCTACTTCCGCACCACCGACGTCACCGGCGTCATCTCGCTGCCCGAGGGCACCGAGATGGTCATGCCCGGCGACACCACCGACATGACCGTTGAGCTGATCCAGCCCATCGCCATGGAGGAGGGCCTCGGCTTCGCCATCCGCGAGGGTGGCCGCACCGTGGGCGCCGGCACCGTGACGAAGATCATCAAGTAG
- the rpsG gene encoding 30S ribosomal protein S7 produces MPRKGPAPKRPVVADPVYGAPIVSQLVNKILLDGKKGLAERIVYGALEGVSAKNGQDAVVTLKKALDNVRPTLEVRSRRVGGSTYQVPVEVKPHRANTLALRWLTSYAKARREKTMTERLMNEILDASNGLGAAVKRREDTHKMAESNKAFAHYRW; encoded by the coding sequence ATGCCTCGTAAAGGACCGGCCCCGAAGCGGCCCGTCGTCGCAGACCCCGTCTACGGCGCCCCGATCGTCAGCCAGCTCGTCAACAAGATCCTCCTCGACGGCAAGAAGGGTCTCGCCGAGCGCATCGTCTACGGCGCGCTCGAGGGCGTCTCGGCCAAGAACGGCCAGGATGCTGTCGTCACGCTGAAGAAGGCCCTTGATAACGTGCGCCCCACCCTCGAGGTGCGGTCGCGTCGTGTCGGTGGATCGACCTACCAGGTGCCCGTCGAGGTCAAGCCGCACCGCGCGAACACGCTCGCGCTGCGCTGGCTGACCAGCTACGCCAAGGCTCGTCGCGAGAAGACGATGACCGAACGCCTCATGAACGAGATCCTCGACGCCTCCAACGGCCTCGGCGCCGCTGTCAAGCGCCGCGAGGACACCCACAAGATGGCCGAGTCGAACAAGGCCTTCGCGCACTACCGCTGGTAA